One Chitinophaga sp. H8 DNA window includes the following coding sequences:
- a CDS encoding IPT/TIG domain-containing protein, which translates to MKKFLFWWCLTASMACNKQQPASPSPDPDPAIPLTIATISPSDAASGPVTIKGTGFSVTLAENEVRFGVLAATVQSATATQLEVALPPDMTPGAHDVTVKIKAQTVTKAKGFRLRGWVVSTFAGTGVWASDDGPADKASFRQPTGIAVDAAGNFYVPDLHKIRKITPQGVVSTIAGGNGKGYIDDTGINARFNTITSVVLDKANNLYVVDQMNFLIRKITPAGVVSTVAGTVGVLGKKDGIGTHAAFSVPYGLAINAAGTHLYVGDQANHVIRKIALATSEVTTIAGSGEQTSKDGNGLQAGVPSPGSMAFDADGMLYITEKGGGKVRKMTLNGDITTIGGHLDVNSSPTHVVVDDEKNVYVTFSGMGKIKKYTPAGVESNFAGNNTGTGAEDGPAAVVFFQRPEGIALVKDPTGNPVFYIVDALRHKIKMIRKE; encoded by the coding sequence ATGAAAAAGTTTTTGTTTTGGTGGTGTCTGACAGCCAGTATGGCCTGCAACAAACAACAGCCTGCCAGCCCATCCCCGGACCCTGATCCTGCCATACCACTTACCATTGCCACCATTTCACCAAGTGATGCAGCGTCCGGCCCTGTTACCATTAAAGGCACTGGCTTTAGCGTTACCCTGGCAGAAAATGAGGTCCGGTTTGGCGTACTGGCTGCCACCGTACAATCCGCCACTGCTACGCAGCTGGAGGTAGCGCTGCCTCCCGATATGACACCTGGTGCGCATGATGTAACCGTAAAAATCAAGGCGCAAACTGTTACCAAAGCTAAAGGATTTCGTTTACGCGGCTGGGTGGTAAGTACCTTTGCCGGCACCGGGGTATGGGCAAGCGATGACGGGCCTGCGGATAAAGCCAGCTTTCGCCAGCCCACCGGCATTGCCGTGGACGCTGCCGGTAATTTTTATGTGCCGGACCTGCATAAGATCAGAAAGATCACCCCACAGGGAGTGGTAAGTACGATAGCCGGAGGAAATGGTAAAGGTTACATAGATGATACCGGTATCAACGCCAGGTTTAATACGATTACCAGTGTTGTACTGGATAAGGCCAATAACCTCTATGTAGTGGATCAGATGAATTTTTTGATCCGTAAGATCACGCCTGCAGGTGTTGTCAGTACAGTGGCCGGCACCGTTGGCGTATTGGGTAAAAAAGATGGTATAGGTACCCATGCCGCTTTCAGTGTGCCTTATGGTCTGGCTATTAATGCAGCCGGTACGCATCTTTATGTAGGAGATCAGGCCAATCATGTGATCAGGAAAATTGCGCTGGCTACCAGTGAGGTGACCACTATTGCCGGCAGTGGTGAGCAAACCAGCAAGGATGGCAATGGCTTGCAGGCAGGTGTCCCCAGCCCGGGTAGCATGGCCTTTGATGCTGATGGGATGCTTTACATCACAGAAAAAGGGGGTGGCAAGGTGCGCAAAATGACACTCAACGGGGATATTACGACTATTGGCGGACACCTGGATGTAAATAGCAGTCCTACCCATGTAGTGGTAGACGATGAAAAAAATGTATACGTCACCTTTAGTGGAATGGGGAAGATCAAAAAATATACTCCGGCAGGCGTAGAATCAAATTTTGCAGGTAATAATACTGGTACCGGCGCAGAAGATGGTCCAGCGGCTGTGGTCTTTTTCCAGCGTCCGGAAGGGATCGCCCTGGTAAAGGACCCGACCGGCAACCCCGTGTTTTATATTGTGGATGCACTGAGGCATAAGATAAAAATGATCCGGAAGGAATAG
- a CDS encoding type II toxin-antitoxin system HicA family toxin, producing the protein MKCSELFRKLKREGWYILRQGKGSHVILVHAAKPGIEIVFPDHGSAELGTGLEKKILKQAGLK; encoded by the coding sequence ATGAAATGTTCGGAACTATTTAGGAAACTAAAAAGGGAAGGATGGTATATACTCAGACAAGGTAAAGGAAGCCATGTTATTCTCGTACATGCGGCAAAGCCCGGAATTGAAATAGTTTTTCCGGATCATGGCTCGGCAGAGTTAGGAACCGGGCTTGAAAAAAAGATATTGAAACAGGCAGGGCTTAAATAA
- the fabF gene encoding beta-ketoacyl-ACP synthase II, producing the protein MRTVTLKRVVVTGLGALTPVGNDVNTFWNNLKGGVSGAGPITKFDTTEFKTKFACEVKGFDVEQFMDKKDARKMDHFTQYAMVAATEAIENSGLNKEGIDKTKIGVIWASGNGGMLTFEEQIVEFTQGGYVPRFNPFFIPKLIADIAAGHIAMKYGFMGINFCTVSACASSTSALIDAFNYIRMGKANAIVAGGSEAPVTRAGIGGFNALKALSTRNDRAESASRPFDAERDGFVMGEGAGAIILEDYDHAIQRGATIYGEMIGGASTCDAYHLTATHPEGLGAKLGMEQALEDAELTIQDVDYINSHTTSTPVGDISELKAIASVFGEQVTKLNISGTKSMTGHLLGAAGAIEAIACIKATQDNIVPPTINTTVLGEDIPTNMNLTLGKAQERIVNVAMSNTFGFGGHNAIVVFKKFNG; encoded by the coding sequence ATGCGTACTGTTACACTGAAAAGGGTTGTGGTTACCGGTTTGGGAGCATTAACACCTGTCGGGAATGATGTGAACACTTTTTGGAATAATTTGAAAGGCGGCGTAAGTGGTGCCGGACCAATTACCAAATTTGACACAACAGAATTTAAAACAAAATTCGCCTGTGAAGTCAAAGGCTTTGATGTGGAGCAGTTTATGGACAAAAAAGATGCCCGTAAAATGGACCATTTCACCCAGTATGCAATGGTAGCTGCGACAGAAGCTATTGAAAATTCCGGGCTGAATAAAGAAGGGATCGACAAAACCAAAATAGGGGTAATATGGGCTTCCGGTAATGGCGGAATGCTGACGTTTGAGGAACAGATCGTGGAATTTACCCAGGGTGGTTATGTGCCGCGGTTCAACCCATTCTTTATTCCCAAGCTGATAGCAGACATCGCTGCTGGTCATATTGCCATGAAATATGGTTTTATGGGTATTAACTTCTGTACCGTATCCGCTTGTGCCTCATCTACCAGTGCCCTGATAGATGCCTTTAACTATATCCGTATGGGTAAAGCCAATGCTATTGTGGCAGGTGGTTCTGAAGCACCGGTTACCCGTGCAGGAATAGGCGGGTTCAATGCACTGAAAGCACTGTCTACCCGCAATGACCGTGCAGAGTCTGCTTCCCGTCCTTTTGACGCAGAACGTGATGGTTTTGTAATGGGAGAAGGCGCTGGCGCTATTATCCTGGAAGATTATGACCACGCTATTCAAAGGGGGGCTACTATCTATGGCGAAATGATTGGCGGCGCTTCTACCTGTGATGCTTACCACCTGACCGCTACCCACCCCGAAGGGCTGGGCGCCAAATTAGGTATGGAACAGGCACTGGAAGATGCAGAACTGACCATCCAGGATGTGGATTATATCAACTCCCACACTACCTCTACTCCGGTAGGTGATATCAGTGAGCTGAAAGCAATTGCCAGTGTATTTGGAGAGCAGGTGACTAAACTGAATATCAGCGGTACCAAATCTATGACGGGCCACCTGCTGGGTGCTGCCGGTGCGATTGAAGCTATTGCCTGTATCAAGGCTACACAGGATAACATTGTACCTCCTACGATCAATACTACCGTACTGGGTGAAGACATTCCTACCAATATGAACCTGACCCTGGGCAAAGCACAGGAGCGTATCGTAAATGTAGCGATGAGCAACACCTTCGGCTTTGGTGGTCACAACGCCATTGTGGTTTTCAAAAAATTCAACGGATAA
- a CDS encoding fatty acid desaturase family protein codes for MKYISSISDPVFIQPEQVTAADRFFKKFIRDERDLPFVYLTLQITFTLIPLAILLYLPFITGWIWWLLAITYLLLNNFYFKGPFGLMLHCTCHRAFFEKKYEKLNHYLPWVLGPLFGQTPETYYSHHIGMHHPENNLPDDESSTMFYQRDSLRSFGSYLGSFFFAGIYTLCRYFHRKHRRKLLVRALRGEVLFFAMCVALCFVNWPATLVVFILPFVISRVIMMLGNWAQHAFICAQEPDNAYKNSITCINTKYNHKCWNDGYHISHHLKPSMHWTEHPVFFRSTLDEYVANEAIVFDGIHFLHVFAWLMRKRYDLLARHFVNIGNRFQSDEEIIVFLKQRTRRIPAAA; via the coding sequence ATGAAGTATATCTCTAGTATTTCCGATCCGGTTTTTATTCAGCCGGAACAAGTTACAGCAGCAGATCGTTTTTTTAAAAAATTTATCCGGGATGAGCGTGATCTGCCTTTTGTTTACCTGACCCTTCAGATTACTTTTACCCTTATTCCGCTGGCAATACTGCTTTATCTGCCATTTATCACCGGCTGGATATGGTGGCTGCTGGCTATTACCTACCTTTTGCTCAATAACTTTTATTTCAAAGGCCCTTTCGGCCTGATGCTGCATTGTACCTGTCACCGGGCCTTCTTTGAAAAGAAGTACGAAAAGCTGAATCATTACCTGCCATGGGTATTGGGCCCGCTCTTTGGACAAACACCGGAAACATATTATTCCCATCATATCGGGATGCATCATCCGGAAAACAACCTGCCTGATGACGAGAGCAGTACCATGTTTTACCAGCGCGACTCGCTCCGCAGCTTTGGCAGCTACCTGGGCAGCTTCTTCTTTGCAGGAATCTATACCCTTTGCCGGTACTTTCATCGTAAACATCGCAGAAAACTGCTGGTCCGTGCCCTCCGGGGAGAAGTCCTCTTTTTTGCCATGTGTGTAGCACTTTGTTTTGTCAACTGGCCTGCCACCCTGGTTGTTTTCATCCTCCCCTTTGTGATTTCAAGGGTGATCATGATGCTGGGCAACTGGGCACAGCATGCTTTCATTTGTGCGCAGGAACCTGATAATGCCTATAAAAACAGCATCACCTGTATCAATACCAAATACAACCATAAATGCTGGAATGACGGCTATCATATCAGCCATCACCTTAAACCCTCCATGCACTGGACAGAACATCCCGTCTTTTTCCGGAGTACCCTGGACGAATATGTCGCCAATGAAGCCATCGTATTTGACGGCATCCATTTTTTGCATGTTTTTGCCTGGCTCATGCGCAAGCGGTATGACCTGCTGGCCAGGCACTTTGTTAATATCGGCAACCGCTTCCAATCGGATGAGGAAATCATCGTCTTTTTAAAACAGCGTACCCGGAGAATTCCTGCCGCTGCCTGA